A window of Candidatus Liberimonas magnetica genomic DNA:
CCCAGATCAAAGGGCTTTGAAAACAGTATATGCCGCTATTTATCTCTTTTATCTTCCTTACAGATTCGGAGGCATCTTTTTCTTCTATTATAGCTGCCACCCGGCCGTTTTTTGACCTTGAGATCCTGCCGTAACCGTAAGCATCCTCAACTAGAGCTGATAAGACCGTAGCAGAGTTGTTTTCTTTTTCATGAATCTGTATAAGAGCCTTTAATGTAGCAGGGTTTACCAAAGGGACATCTGCGCTTATTACAAGTATATCTCCCTTATATTTCTTTAAGTATTTCTCTGCCTGTTGCAAGGCATGGCCTGAGCCGAGCTGTTTTTCTTGTTCAACGAACTTTAGATCTTCGTTCGAAAGTTCCTTTTTTACCTGATTTGCGCCATGGCCTACTACGACATAAATAGCTTCCGGCTCTAAAGATTTTACAGTATCTAACACCCACCTGATAAGAGGCCTTCCTCCCAAGCCGTGCAAAACCTTAGGAACGGAGGACTTCATCCTTGTTCCTTCACCTGCGGCTAAAATTACTACAGCTAATTTCTTCATTTATTATTTTGCCCTAATCCACATTTTATTTTTAAATACTTTCTAAAAAAACAGCTCATAATCAGGTACATATTATAGCAAAAATAGAAGAAACACGAAAATCAGAGATTGTTGAATCCCGCTGGGCGGGATTCAACGACCTTCTATCGGAAGGGTAAAAATAAACTTACTGCCTTTTTCCAAACCTTCTGATTCTACCCAGATTTTTCCGTTATGCAGTTCAATTATTTTCTTGCATATGGAAAGCCCTAAGCCGAACCCCCCTGCATCTTTTTTGAACGTTTGATTAATACGGTAAAACCTGTCAAAGACAGCCTCCAGATTCTCTTTTGCAATTCCCATGCCGTTATCTTCAACGGTAAACTTTACCCCGCCGTTTGTTTTTTCAAACCATACGGCTATTTTTCCCGATTCCTGCGTATACTTTATTGAATTTGTCAAAAAGTTCGTTAAAACACGTTTTATTTGTTCATAGTCACAGTTGACCATAATATCAGCTGCCTGGTAAGTATTGCCGGTTAAAGAAACCTGTTGAACGATATCTATCTTTTTGTTACTGGCTAATGATTCTGTTTCCTTTACGGCTTCCTTCATTATCTTAATAACGGGCGTATCTTTATTTTCCAATTTCCAGCAACCTGCCTCAATTTTTGCGCAATCCAGCATGTCGGTTATAAGAGCCCGTATCCTTTCTGTATTTCTTTTGATTATTTCTAACAATTCATTGCTTTGTTTAATTTTGTCTATTAGTTTCCCTTCATCATCCACATCTTCCTTGCTCATAATTATTTCAAGGGCGCCCGAGATCGCCATAAGGGGCGTCCTAAGCTCATGTGTTATCATCGATAAAAATTCAGCTTTTAACTTGTCTAATTCCTTTAAACTAACTAATTGAGATTTTAATTGTTTTGTTTCATAAGCTTTTGCTATTAAAAGCGACAGTTCATTTATATTGAACGGTTTATTAATATAGTCATAAGCGCCTTTTCTTAAACTTTCAATAGCGGTTTCCATGGTCCCGTAACCTGTTGCTACTATCACCTCTATCTCCGGTTTTATCTCCTTTATTTTTTCAAGAACTTCAATACCGTCAATGCCGGGCATTTTTATATCCGTGATGACAATATCTATTTCCTGCTCATCAACTTTTTGAATGCCTTCTTTCCCGTTCTGCGCGGTTTTGACCGTGTAACCTTCTTTTTGTAAAGCATAAGAAATCATATCTCTTATACCCTGCTCGTCATCAATAATAAGCACTTTTACATCGTTTTTTATT
This region includes:
- a CDS encoding response regulator; this encodes MNNKVLIIDDEQGIRDLLKFLLQPKGFIVSDACGGIEGIEIFKKEVFDIVILDIHMPNMNGMEVLKVIKQIKPEQIVIITSSSSDSDFKLESESTKLGVYTCLYKPFNTEEIIKIMQEALSKRKKNMLIKNDVKVLIIDDEQGIRDMISYALQKEGYTVKTAQNGKEGIQKVDEQEIDIVITDIKMPGIDGIEVLEKIKEIKPEIEVIVATGYGTMETAIESLRKGAYDYINKPFNINELSLLIAKAYETKQLKSQLVSLKELDKLKAEFLSMITHELRTPLMAISGALEIIMSKEDVDDEGKLIDKIKQSNELLEIIKRNTERIRALITDMLDCAKIEAGCWKLENKDTPVIKIMKEAVKETESLASNKKIDIVQQVSLTGNTYQAADIMVNCDYEQIKRVLTNFLTNSIKYTQESGKIAVWFEKTNGGVKFTVEDNGMGIAKENLEAVFDRFYRINQTFKKDAGGFGLGLSICKKIIELHNGKIWVESEGLEKGSKFIFTLPIEGR
- the glmU gene encoding bifunctional UDP-N-acetylglucosamine diphosphorylase/glucosamine-1-phosphate N-acetyltransferase GlmU is translated as MKKLAVVILAAGEGTRMKSSVPKVLHGLGGRPLIRWVLDTVKSLEPEAIYVVVGHGANQVKKELSNEDLKFVEQEKQLGSGHALQQAEKYLKKYKGDILVISADVPLVNPATLKALIQIHEKENNSATVLSALVEDAYGYGRISRSKNGRVAAIIEEKDASESVRKIKEINSGIYCFQSPLIWEALNEVKTDNVKKEYYLTDAISILNNMDKKVGSWPRAKEDELLGINTRVQLSCAGSILRQRINKELMHSGVTIIDPSNTYIDFKVDIGRDTTIHPGSVISGETVIGRNCTIGPYSVIEDSRIQDDVCIVYSHVRGSNVKSNSNIGPFSNIRLGKQIKNKGRR